The Stegostoma tigrinum isolate sSteTig4 chromosome 9, sSteTig4.hap1, whole genome shotgun sequence genome segment CCTTTAATTTCCTTATCCAATGCTGTACATTCCTCAGCAATTCCCTTGACTTGTTGATCCCACTCTTTCGTGTTTATAGGAACATGTTGGCCCTACCCCCTCACTATTTCCTTTTACAAAGACTCCCACTAATCTCCTTTAGGTTTTACAACAAGTTGCTGTTCCCAGTCCACTTTGGCCAGATTTGTCTTATTAAACTCAACTTTTTCCCAATTCAGAACAGTTATTTCCAGTTCAACTTTGTTCTTTTCCAAAACTACCTGAAATCTTCCTGACCACAGTCACTATCACCAGAATGTTTCCTCACTGACACTTCTTCCACTTCCCTAGGTTTTTTTCCCCCTAAAATTAGTTCCAGCACCATCTCCTCACTTTTAGGACATTGTACATGCTGGCATAAAAATGACTCCCAAATGGATTTTAAGAACTGTACCCCTCTAGGCCTGTTGCATTTTGTCTATACCTGTTAAAGTTGGGGTCGTTGAAATCTCCTATAACTGTTATCCTACTATTTTTACATTTCATCCTTTTTCTGTGCGTTATTATTAAACTGTACATTCCACCAATAGACTCaatcattttaaattgttttagtTTCAGTGTAATAATTCTGAATTGTTCTAACTTCCTAGTCTTTGTCTCTATAAACGTCCAGTTTTGTATGACGTGTTATGGTTAATCATTACATCAGCCCCTTTATTTATGTCTAATCTTGCCAATGTGAACAGCTCTTTACATAGCAGTTAACTTTTTATTTGTCGAAACCCAATGCAACTATTTATAAAATACTCTTCCTAAAATTTGGAGAACAAGCAACAATGTTTAAAAGCACATAATTCTTACAAAGGTGATGTGAGTGAGGCAGAAACCGATGGAATTTTATAATTGTTCAAGTCACAAGTCGCTGTCAGTCTAGTCATTTTTTtgccctttgtttaaaaaaaagttaacactATTTGGAATCAGAGCATTATCAATATTATTGAAAATGTCATGCTTGAAATTCAGCACCCATCATGTCCCTGCTCATATTTCAGTTCTATTGTATGTTCATTGTTTCACCAATTATAAATGCTATTTTTCTCTACAATAACACAGAGTagctttgaattttcttttgaatgtACTGATTTGAATTCTAAAATGTATTATCAAGGAAAATGTCAGATTATACAAATGAACCCTTAGAGGATCTGCTATATTGAAAAAGAAAGCTGTTTTTTAATACTCTTCTTCTCAGCATTACTGGCTGGCTAGCAATTATTGCCCTTCCtgagttacccttgagaaggtgggggtaagttgcctcttgaaccattgcagtccatttggtgtagcgAAGTCCACAGCTTTGTTGGGAATTGAGTTTGAAGATTTTGACGCAACAACAGTAAAGGAGCAACAAGATGAATTTTTCAAGTCAGGATCATAATTGATTTAGAGGGTTACCCGAGATTAATcatgttcccgtgtatctgctgcccttgcccttcaagatggtagaggacgtggttttggaaggtgctgtcaaaagaaccttggtaagttgttggaatgcatcttggagatggtacacacttTTGTTAGTGAGTGCTAGTGATGGAGGGAGTCAAcacaagaaattaaaaaaaaacaggactaGGCTATCGAgttgaatgatcaaccatgatcgtgatgaatggctgagcagattcgaagggctgaatgcccCCCCCGTCCTATCCTCTATGTTTCTGTTTTCACATAAACCATACAGCCTGGCCTGTTCTGCCTTCAATATATCATGGCTGATGTTGATATAAGCTGTACTTCCCCACCTATTCCCCGTATATCTCGAGGCCCAAAGAGACTACATCTCTTTATCCAAACCTTAAATATATTAATTAATGGCATATGCACAGTcctttggggagagaattccaaagattactAACTCTTTGAGCAAAGAATTTCCTTCTTCTGTCGGTCCTAAGCAATCATCCCCTTATCCTAAGACTGTATTCCCATCTTTTAGATGCAGGAACAATCTCTCAGTATTGACTCTAATGAACCCCTTTGGAGTTTTGTatatttcaacaagatcacctctcattcttctaaactcaggaGAATATAGAACCTCTGTACTCATACTTTGGTTAGAGGCTAATACATGCATCCCAGGGACCAATTTAGTAAAACTTCACTAGACTGCCTCTAATACTAGTGTAACCTACCTTAAAATTAAACATAGTTTTCCACTTGTGGTCTCACCAAACCCctgcacactcctgtgacagtgaaatcctgtccatgtcctccctactctcatcctcctgtgtactggaactacaccacaggttcccatccccctgacaTTTGCAACCTCCATGTTTACTTCAGCTACTCACCTTTTTTATATGCCTCTCTAAAAGTTCTTACAATTTGTTGTTGTACTTCTGATTAGTGTACTCTCCTATTCCATTCTTGCTCTTTTCATCAAGTTTTGGGACCCCATTGCTGGCGTTCTCAATCCTCAGACTTCCTACAGTTTTTCATGAAATCTTGATCCTCCTCTTTTAAAAAACATTGTTTTTAATTGTCTGATTGTAGTGCAATGGGCCTTTTTAGTggagcttttatttttaaatggaatgtatttttgttggacattttgaattatttattttatattgcctGCTGTTCATTTACTGAAAACTTGTACTTAATTTACCCATTGAAACTTGGCCAGTTGCCCCCTCATACATAGGTATTTAGCTTTATTCAGATTTAACATTCTTGAGTATTCAAAATTAACAAGTAATTCAATGATGTCCTGATCACTATTCCCTAGTGGATCTTTTGCTGTTACTAGCACTAAGACTGTGACATTACTAATTAACCCTGCCTTACCCCACAATACTAGATCTCTGCCTTAATACAAACTGGTTCCACAATATATTACAAGCGACTGCTGTTGTGTATTTTTaagttggcagatggaatactgaTCAAGCGGATaattttgtcttggatggtgttgaacttcttgaatgttgataAAGTTACATATATCCTGGCAATTGGAAAATGTTCCATCATGTTTCTTTCATGTGCCTTTTAGTCAGTGGACTGGCTTTGGAGGCCAGGAGGTGAGTCAGAGCAGAATTCCGAGTTTTGACCTACAATTGTAaccacagcatttatatggcaGGCCCAGTTCACTTTCGAATCAATGGCAAGCCCCCAAGATGTTATTAATGGGATATTCAGTGATAGGAGTACCATTGAAAATGAAGGAGTAATAGTTGGTTCACTCTTGTTTGAGGTGATTGTTGCCTGGCATGAACATTACTGCCACCTCTCAATCTAAGTTTTtaaatattatccaggtcttgctggaTTCTGGGCTTAGACTGCTTcaatgtctgaggagtcatgaatggtgctgaacattgtgcaaacctctgtaaacattcccacttctgatcttataatgAAGAGACTGTCAATGATAAAGCAACTGAAGgaggttgggccaaggacactaccctgaggacctcctgcagagatgtcctggagctgagatgactgagctTACACCATcaacaaccattttcctatgttatgactccaaccagtggagagtttgttccttgattccagttttattaGAGtgccttgatgccacactggatCAGATGTGGCCTTAATGTCAAGGACAGCCATTCTTTCCCTGCCTCTAAAATTCAGTtgtcttgtccatgtttggagTGTGCATCTACTGTCCTTCCAGGTGATGCAAGTTATTGGTttgaaaggaaaaacagagtgCAGGAGAAATGTAGtgagtctggcagtatctgtagagagaaaaacagttaatgtttctcaCCCCGTGACTCTTCAACAGAACTGTTTTGACAAAGCGCCACCGAACTCAAAATgccaactttgtttttctctatgtagatgctaccagacattttgtgtttcaccagcactttgtttttgtttcagatttatggaatctttggttttattttgtgGGCATGAAAAATCTGCGTTATGGGAAGGAGAGATCACTTGGAGTTGCACATGCCACTCTTGGCTTTTCAAGTAATTAATGTCTATGATCTGTACTGTTCCAGTAAAACGCAGCAAAGATCAGCTCCTTAGCTGAGGGTTAGGGGGCTTATATTTCCTAAGAGACCCAGATTATTCCATTTACATTGTTGCTGCTGTTATTATTGtctttattttgatttttgcatttatttttctttagtgTCTGTATTTCAGTGTTTCTGCACAGATATGTTAGTGCAGCATTATTCCACTTCCACTTTGATTAATGGTGTTAGCATGTTCCTGTCATTGCAGAATTCATTTGTTGTTTGTTGTTTAATTTGAAGGGTAAAATTGGACCAGGAATCTAGTGGAAGTATTAGTGACTGAAAAGTAGCAAGAGATTTGAAATTGTTGAAACGTAgagtgttaacatcactgaaggAAGGCACTTATGCATATGTGCATTGGTCAATAAAAAAgacacccagcctaatcccagtTCATAACATTTCATCTGTAGCCCTGTAGCCCTTCAGATATGTGTGCACACACCAATTAAATAAACCAAAGCTTGCTGCTTTTTCAGGCAGACAGTTCCAGATCCCTTATCCTCACCGGGGAAAAGAAGTGCCTTCATTTTCACTCCAATCCTTCTGCCAATTACATTAAATCTGTGCTGCTTAATCACTGACTTCTCCTGCTGAGATAAATACCCCCTTCCCATCCACTACATCCAGGCCCCTTAGAGTTTTGTGCATCTCAGTCAAATTGTGCTGTTAGCCTCCTTtgcaaggaaaacaatcccagccaaTCCACTCTTTCCTCATAGTGCCATTTCTTCCAATCCTCGCAACATCCCCTTAAATATCTTCTTGAAAATAACTGCTTAGAATTGTGGCGATTTTTATTTGGAGCTCTGTCTGTCACCAGAACTAAAAACATATTTTCAGAAATTAGTCTGAATTATCAGAAACCCAGTTACTTTTCCGATATTTGATCCTGTGCCTAACTCAGTACAGTTCATGTACAAGCTGTCTGACTGGTGGCGAGAGGCTGTGTATCTCATTCTGTCTGTTTGGtaaatgtttaatttttcttttaacagGTATGAAAAATGAGTGTGGGACGCAGAAGGACAAAGCTGGTGGGGATTTTGATGATGGTAAACTTCTTCATTTATATAGTTATAGAGATTTCACGCAGTGGCCACCAAGAAAGAAACTCCAGCAAAAAGGTCATCATTTCTAACGGTGTCTTTTGGAAGCCATTGGTGCATATTAAGCCGTACTGGAATCGAGAACAACACAAACTGGATGAGTTATACAACCCTGTTACTGCTGCTCTCCATAACCGAACTGTGATGGACCACATAAATATGACAACAATGTACACATGTGAACCTAACTTTCGGTTAAAGGATGAGATCAGTAATTTTGATTCTTTGCCGGATCGTTTCAAGGATTTTCTAACCTACCTGCAATGTAGGACCTATCCATTAATAATTGACCAGCCAACCAAATGCCAGAATAACCCTGTACTGCTGTTGGCTATAAAGTCACTGGAATCACACTTTGATAGAAGGCAGGCCATACGTCAGTCATGGGGTAAAGAAGAAATTATAGGGAATAAGACAGTGGCTAGGATCTTTTTACTGGGAAAGTCGTCTCCGGCAGATGATTTTCCTAACCTCTCAGATATGCTAAAGTTTGAGAGTAAACAACACAAAGATATTCTTTTGTGGGATTACAGGGACACATTCTTTAATCTAACCCTGAAAGAAGTGTTATTTCTGGAATGGGTAAGCAAATCATGCTCTGAtattgaatacatttttaaaggaGATGATGATGTCTTTGTGAACACTGTACAGGTTCTGGAATACTTGAACACTCTGGACAAAGACAAAGGCAAAGATCTGTTTGTTGGTGATGTTATTACAAATGCAGGGCCTCATCGAGAGAAAAAACTAAAATACTATGTTCCAGAGAGTATATACGAGGGAGTGTATCCTCCTTATGCTGGTGGGGGTGGGTTTCTGTACTCTGGATACTTGGCAAAGAGGCTTTATAATGTGTCACATAAAGTAACACTCTATCCAATTGATGATGTGTATACTGGAATGTGCCTTAAAAAACTTGGCCTCGCTCCAGAAAAACACAAAGGTTTCAGGACTTTTGATATAATGCAGAAAGACCGACATGTTACCTGTGCATATAAAAACTTAATATTAGTCCACAGCAGAAGTCCTCAAGAAATGATAAGAATTTGGAGCAGGCTGCAGGATCCCGAGTTAAAATGTTAACCTAAAATACTTGAGGAAAATGGTTGAGAGTTGAGGCCTATTTCTAATGGTTGTAAAAGGTTATCTTATTTGCACACATATTGATGTTACAATGCTAATAAgctgtgagaaagt includes the following:
- the b3gnt2b gene encoding N-acetyllactosaminide beta-1,3-N-acetylglucosaminyltransferase 2 — its product is MSVGRRRTKLVGILMMVNFFIYIVIEISRSGHQERNSSKKVIISNGVFWKPLVHIKPYWNREQHKLDELYNPVTAALHNRTVMDHINMTTMYTCEPNFRLKDEISNFDSLPDRFKDFLTYLQCRTYPLIIDQPTKCQNNPVLLLAIKSLESHFDRRQAIRQSWGKEEIIGNKTVARIFLLGKSSPADDFPNLSDMLKFESKQHKDILLWDYRDTFFNLTLKEVLFLEWVSKSCSDIEYIFKGDDDVFVNTVQVLEYLNTLDKDKGKDLFVGDVITNAGPHREKKLKYYVPESIYEGVYPPYAGGGGFLYSGYLAKRLYNVSHKVTLYPIDDVYTGMCLKKLGLAPEKHKGFRTFDIMQKDRHVTCAYKNLILVHSRSPQEMIRIWSRLQDPELKC